A segment of the Bufo bufo chromosome 5, aBufBuf1.1, whole genome shotgun sequence genome:
TACAACAAATTATTCAAAAACTACAGGGACCGTAACACTGACATCAACAACAAAGTCTGAAAAATCTATGAATGAAATAACAGAAACTGCAACTGTACCATCAACTCAAAGTACAAGGCCTACAACTGAACAGCCAATCAGAACAACAGAATCTATAACTATACCAGTATCAACTACAACTTCATCTATGATACCAGCCATGTATTCAGTATCAATTCAACAAATAACTAGTGAACAGTCTACAGGACCAACAAGAGGTGCTACAACATCAACAACACTAACAATATCAACTACACCTGAACCAACAATATCAACTACAACTTCAACTATAATACCAACAAAGTCTACAGCTTTAATTCAACAAACTACAACTACATTAACTGAACAATCTACAGGACCAATGAACGAATCTACAACATCAACACTAACAATATCTACTACACCTGAACCAACAATATTGACTACAGCTTCAACTATAATACCAACCATGGCTACAGCATCAGTTGGACAAACCACAACTAAATTAATTGAACAGTCTACAGGACTAATGGATGAAGCTACAACATCAATGCTAACAATATCTACTACACCTGAACCAACAACATCAACTTCAACTGTAATACCAACCACATCTACAGAATCAATTCAACAAACCACAACTACATTAAGTGAACAGTCTACAGAACCAATAAACGAATTTTCCACATCAACACTAATAAAATCTACTACACCTGAACCAATAGCATCAACTACAACTGAGCCTACAATATCAACTATGGCATCATCTATAATACCAACCATGTCTACAGTATCAATTCAACAAACCACAACTACATTAAGTGAACAGTCTACAGGACAAATGAACGAATTTACAACCTCAACACTAACAATATCTACTACACCTGAACCAACAGCATTGACTACACCTGAACAAACAATATCAAGTATGGAGTCATCTATAATACCAACCACATCTACAGAATCAATTCAACAAACCATAACTACATTAAGTGAACAGTCTACAGAACCAATAAACAAATCTACCACATCAACACTAATAAAATCTACTACACCTGAACCAACAGCATCAACTTCAACTGTAATACCAACCACATCTACAGAATCAATTCAACAAACCACAACTACATTAAGTGAACAGTCTACAGAACCAATAAACAAATCTACCACATCAACACTAATAAAATCTACTACACCTGAACCAACAGCATCAACTACAACTGAACCAACAATATCAACTATGGCTTTACCTATAATACCAACCATGTCTACAGTATCAATTCAACAAACCGCAGCTACATTACGTGAACAGTCTACAGGACAAATGAACGAATCTACCACATCAACACTAACAATATCTACTACACCTGAACCAACAATATCAACTATGGCTTCAACTATAATACCAACCATGTCTACAGCATCAGTTGGACAAACCACAACTAAATTAATTGAACAGTCTACAGGACTAATGGATGAAGCTACAACATCAATGCTAACAATATCTACTACACCTGAACCAACAACATCAACTTCAACTGTAATACCAATCATGTCTACAACATCAATTCAACAAACCACAACTACATTAAGTGAACAGTCTACAGGACCAATGAACGAATCTATAACATCAACACTAACAATATCTACTGCATTTGAACCAAGAGCATTGACTACACCTGAACCAACAATATCAACTATGGCTTTACCTATAATACCAACCATGTCTACAGTATCAATTCAACAAACCGCAGCTACATTACGTGAACAGTCTACAGGACAAATGAACGAATCTACCACATCAACACTAACAATATCTACTACATCTGAACCAACAGCATCAACTATACCTGAACCAACAATATCAACTATGGCTTCAACTATAATACCAACCATGTCTACAGCATCAGTTGGACAAACCACAACTAAATTAATTGAACAGTCTACAGGACTAATGGATGAAGCTACAACATCAATGCTAACAATATCTACTACACCTGAACCAACAACATCAACTTCAACTGTAATACCAATCATGTCTACAACATCAATTCAACAAACCACAACTACATTACGTGAACAGTCTACGGGAGCAATAAACAAATTTACAACCTCAACACTAACAATATCTACTACACCTGAACCAACAGCATTGACTACACCTGAACAAACAATATCAAGTATGGAGTCATCTATAATACCAACCACATCTACAGAATCAATTCAACAAACCACAACTACATTAAGTGAACAGTCTACAGAACCAATAAACAAATCTACCACATCAACACTAATAAAATCTACTACACCTGAACCAACAGCATCAACTACAACTGAACCTACAATATCAACTATGGCATCATCTATAATACCAACCATGTCTACAGTATCAATTCAACAAACCGCAGCTACATTAAGTGAACAGTCTACAGGACAAATGAACGAATCGACCACATCAACACTAACAATATCTACTACACCTGAACCAACAGCATCAACTACACCTGAACCAACAATATCAACTATGGCATCAACTATAATACCAACCATGTCTACAGCATCAGTTGGACAAACCACAACTAAATTAATTGAACAGTCTACAGGACTAATGGATGAAGCTACAGCATCAATGCTAACAATATCTACTACACCTGAACCAACAACATCAACTTCAACTGTAATACCAACCACATCTACAGAATCAATTCAACAAACCACAACTACATTAAGTGAACAGTCTACAGAACCAATAAACGAATTTTCCACATCAACACTAATAAAATCTACTACACCTGAACCAATAGCATCAACTACAACTGAGCCTACAATATCAACTATGGCATCATCTATAATACCAACCATGTCTACAGTATCAATTCAACAAACCACAACTACATTAAGTGAACAGTCTACAGGACAAATGAACGAATTTACAACCTCAACACTAACAATATCTACTACACCTGAACCAACAGCATTGACTACACCTGAACAAACAATATCAAGTATGGAGTCATCTATAATACCAACCACATCTACAGAATCAATTCAACAAACCACAACTACATTAAGTGAACAGTCCACAGGAACAATGAGTGATTCTACAACATCAATGCTAACAATATCTACTACACTTGAACCAACAGCATCAACTATATCTGTACCTTTCATACCAATCTCCATGTCTACAGCACCAGTGACAGAATCTACATCATCAATAACACTAACAATATCTACTACACCTGAACTAACAACATCAACTACAGCTGCACCTATAACTTCTACAGGTTATTTATCAGAATCTACAAGAGCAGCTACAAAATCAACTACACTAACAATATCTACTACATCAGAACACGCTTCATCAACTACAAATACACCTGTTACACCAACCTCAGAGTCTATAACGCCATTAGCATCTGAATCTACACAAATAAAATTAACAACCTTTACACCAACTACAACTGATACACCAACAGTGGAAACCCCTGAGTCTTTCACAAGTGAACCAGCAATTACAATAGTATCTACAGCATCTACTGAGTCTCCAACACCACCAGAATATGATACTATGGCAACATCTACAAATGAAACTACAGAGCCACCTATAACATCAAAAAACATGTCTACAGCAATCACTGAGTCTATAATATCAATGGCCGAGTATGTAACCAACACATCCGAACCAATAACGTCGACCATAACTGCATCAACATCAATGACTCCATATTCTACACCTACATTTGAATCATCTACATTAGCCACTACTGCAACAGTGACGGCATCATCCACCACATCTACTACTTATACAGTAGCTGAGAAAATATCAACTACTACATCAACTGATACAACAGAATCTACTACTCCAAGTATAACACCAACATCATCCACTACAAGCGTATCTAGTACTCCTACACCAACTAGGACAACATCAACTACTACTCCAAGTATAACACCAACATCATCTACTACAAGTACATCTACTACTCTTACAGAAAATGGGACATCAACTACTACTCCAAGTATAACACCTACATCATCCACTACAAGTACATCTACTACTCCTACAGCAATTAGAACATCAGCCAGTACTCCAATCATAACACAAACATCATCCACTACCAGTACACCTACTACTCCTACAGCAACTGGGACAACTACTACTTCACCTGACACCAGTACAAACTCTACTAATCCAATTATAATACCAACAGTAACCACTACAAGCATAATTACTACTCCTACAGCAGCTAGATCAACATCAACTACTACTTCAGCTGATACCACTACAGAATTTACTACTCCAGTAATAACATCAACATCAGCCACTAGCAGTACAACAATGACCTCAACATTATCTTCTTCTCTAAGACCTAACACGACCACAACATCATCCATCCCTTCACCTTGGACCTCAACATCACCCACTACTCCAACTACAACCACATGGAAAACTTCCACTCCAATATCGAATCTTACTTCTAGTAGCATGAAGCCAAATCTTTCCACTGAAACCAGTAGCACGTTATACTCTTCTGCTCCGGGAAGGAATACAATTAGTGAGTAATGTTACTATCTCTTACATTTGCTACATTTTATTACATGTCTTTTGATCAAATCAGATGGTTACATCTAAAGCACTAGTAACTAACTGGAGAAATGTGGGCCATTGTGGTCCTCGCTGCCTCATTTAACTAAAAGGCAGGTTGCTAAGTCTTATTAAAaagaccagctgtgtatggagacttatagGCAATGATCCATGGAAAAACAATATCCAAAGAGGCATAtcccaaggaaagagaaccatcttgctaacACCAACTTGTGGAAGTGGCTCTCTATGGGTAAAACTGACTTTTTAACAAGCATTGGAACATGAGAAGGGAAACTAGCTAAGCTAAATATCAATCCATAGACAGCTGTTTTTGGGTGCATGCCCCATTCTGGTTGGTTGAGTGCAATGCCTTGGATCCAGCTTAAGCAGGGTGCTAGGTCTCCTTAAAACTCAGTACTGACAAGGGacaaacaccccaaaacagctgtctacagatggatatttggcttggctattttccctcATCATGTCCAAATGGAGTCAAAAAGTCAGACTTTGATTCATAAGAGCCACTTTCACAAGATGGCATTAGCGAGATACTTCTTTGCATACTGCAACATCTACTAATACCCAGAGTCATACTGTAGCATGAAGGTTCTAAGCCTCAATGAAAAATGTattacagtaatctcctgagctccctctagtggtggctgtatatatctatctgtagtaatctcctgagctccctctagtggtggctgtatatatctatctgtagtaatctccagagctccctctagtggtggctgtatatatctgtatgcagtaaggccCTGAGTTCCCTTTATTAttggctttatatatatatatatatgtagtaatctcctgagctccctctagtggtggctgtatatatctatctgtagtaatctcctgagctccctctagtggtggctgtatatagctatctgtagtaatctcctgagctccctctagtggtggctgtatatatctgtaggcagtaatctcctgagcttcctctagtggtggctgtatatatctgtatgtagtaatccacTCAGttccctctaatggtggctgtatatatctgtatgtagtagtctcctgagcttcctctagtggtgaggctgtatatatctgtatgcagtaatctcctgagctccctctagtgctggctgtatatctctgtctgtagtaatctcctgagctccctctagtggtggctgtatatatctctgtatgtagtaatctcctgagctccctctagtggtggatgtatatatctgtatatagtaatcttctgagctccctctagtggtggctgtatatatctgtatgtagtaatctcctgagctccctctagtgctggctgtatatctctgtatgtagtaatctcctgagctccctctagtggtggatgtatatatctgtatatagtaatcttctgagctccccctagtggtcgctgtatatatctgtatgcagtaatctcctgagctccttctagtggtggctgtatacatctgtatgcagtaatcttctgagctccccctagcggtggctgtatatatctgtatgcagtaatctcctgagctccctctagtggtggctgtatatatctgtatgcagtaatctcctgagctccctctagtggtgactgtatatatctgtatgcagtaatctcctgagctccctccagtggtggctgtatatatctgtatccaGTAACCtcctaaactccctctagtggtggctgtatatatctgtatgtagtaatctgagctccctctagtagtgtctgtatatatctgtatgcaataATCTCCTAAGTGTCCCGTTGTAGCAGTTGTAAATATCTGTAGCCTCCCTCTCCCAGTGACAGCTGTATGTATGGGTTTCCAGTAATTTgctgagctccctctaatggactgtggtgtgttttgcggtccgcaaatcgtggatccgcaaaacacggatggcgtccgtgcgtgttccgcaatttacggaacggcatggccttcaatataaatgcctattcttgtccaaaaagcacggacaagaataggacgtgttataTTTATTTAGCGGGGccatagactgtattctcttgtcctacagtcatcctctcccctgaaatggctgataacagggggcaatagactgtattctcctgtcctaaagtcatccactccactgaaatggctgataacagggagcaatagggcaatagattgtattctcctgtcctacagtcatcctctcgcctgaaatggctgataacagggggcaatagactgtattctcctgtcctacagtcatcctctcgcctgaaatggctgataacagggggcaatagactgtattctcctgtcctacagtcatcctctcccctgaaatggctgataacagggggcaatagactgtattctcctgtcctacagtcatcctctcccctgaaatggctgataacagggggcaatagactgtattctcctgtcctacagtcatcctctcccctgaaatggctgataacagggggcaatagactgtattctcctgtcctacagtcatcctctcccctgaaatggctgataacagggggcaatagactgtattctcctgtcctacagtcatcctctcccctgaaatggctgataacagggagcaatagactgtattctcctgtcctacagtcatcctctcccctgaaatggctgataacagggggcaatagactgtattctcctgtcctacagtcatcctctcccctgaaatggctgataacagagggcaatagattgtattctcctgccctacagtcatcctctccactgaaatgggtgataacagggggcaatagactgtattctcctgtcctacagtcatcctctcccctgaaatgggtgataacagggggcaatagactgtattctcctgtcctacagtcatcctctcccctgaaatgactgataacagggggcaatagactgtattctcctgtcctacagtcatcctctcccctgaaatggctgataacagggggcaatagactgtattctcctgtcctacagtcatcctctcccctgaaatggcagataacagggggcaatagactgtattctcctgtcctacagtcatcctcccccctgaaatggctgataacagggggcaatagattgtattctcctgtcctacagtcatcctctcccctgaaatggctgataacagggggcaatagactgtattctcctgtcctacagtcatcctctcccctgaaatggctgataacagggggcaatagactgtattctcctgtcctacagtcatcctctcctctgaaatggctgataacagggggcaatagactgtattctcctgtcctacagtcatcctctcccctgaaatggctgataacagggggcaatagactgtattctcctgtcctacagtcatcctctcctctgaaatggctgataacagggggcaatatactgtattctcctgtcctacagtcatcctctacactgaaatggctgataacagggagcaatagactgtattctcctgtcctacagtcatcctctcccctgaaatggctgataacagggggcaatagactgtattctcctgtcctacagtcatcctctcccctgaaatggctgataacagggggcaatagactgtattctcctgtcctacagtcatcctctcccctgaaatggctgataacagggggcaatagactgtattctcctgtcctacagtcatcctctcccctgaaatggctgataacagagggcaatagattgtattctcctgtcctacagtcatcctctcccctgaaatggctgataacagggggcaatagactgtattctcctgtcctacagtcatcctctcccctgaaatggctgataacagggggcaatagactgtattctcctgtcctacagtcatcctctcccctgaaatggcagataacagggggcaatagactgtattctcctgtcctacagtcatcctcccccctgaaatggctgataacagggggcaatagattgtattctcctgtcctacagtcatcctctcccctgaaatggctgataacagggggcaatagactgtattctcctgtcctacagtcatcctctcccctgaaatggctgataacagggggcaatagattgtattctcctgtcctacagtcatcctctcccctgaaatggctgataacagtgagcaatagattgtattctcctgtcctacagtcatcctctcccctgaaatggctgataacagggggcaatagactgtattctcctgtcctacagtcatcctctcccctgaaatggctgataacagggagcaatagactgtattctcatgtcctacagtcatcctctacactgaaatggctgataacagggggcagtagattatattctcctgtcctacagtcatcctctcccctgaaatggctgataacagggggcaatagattatattctcctgtcctacagtcatcctctgctctgaaatggctgataacaggaggcaatagactgtactctcctgtcctacagtcatcctctcccctgaaatggctgataacagggggcaatagactgtattctcctgtcctacagtcatcctctcccctgaaatggctgataacagggggcaatagactgtattctcctgtcctacagtcatcctgtcccctgaaatggctgataacagggggcaatagactgtattctcttatcctacagtcatcctctcccctgaaatggctgataacagggggcaatagactgtattctcctgtcctacagtcatcctctcccctgaaatggctgataacagggggcaatagactgtattctcctgtcctacagtcatcctctcccctgaaatggctgataacagggagcaatagattgtattctcctgtcctacagtcatcctctccccagcatcaaatggctgataacagggggcaatagactgtattctcctgtcttacagtcatcctctcccctgaaatggctgataacagggagcaatagactgtattctcctgtcctacagtcatcctctccccagcatcaaatggctgataacaggggcaatagactgtattatcctgtcctacagtcatcctctcctctgaaatggctgataacaggtggcaatagactgtattctcctgtcctacagtcatcct
Coding sequences within it:
- the LOC121001443 gene encoding mucin-5AC-like yields the protein MSTAPVTESTSSITLTISTTPELTTSTTAAPITSTGYLSESTRAATKSTTLTISTTSEHASSTTNTPVTPTSESITPLASESTQIKLTTFTPTTTDTPTVETPESFTSEPAITIVSTASTESPTPPEYDTMATSTNETTEPPITSKNMSTAITESIISMAEYVTNTSEPITSTITASTSMTPYSTPTFESSTLATTATVTASSTTSTTYTVAEKISTTTSTDTTESTTPSITPTSSTTSVSSTPTPTRTTSTTTPSITPTSSTTSTSTTLTENGTSTTTPSITPTSSTTSTSTTPTAIRTSASTPIITQTSSTTSTPTTPTATGTTTTSPDTSTNSTNPIIIPTVTTTSIITTPTAARSTSTTTSADTTTEFTTPVITSTSATSSTTMTSTLSSSLRPNTTTTSSIPSPWTSTSPTTPTTTTWKTSTPISNLTSSSMKPNLSTETSSTLYSSAPGRNTINAVVLRVQLTSAPPIDLGLLLQQVCEMLSMELGSGDFTLTYGHIGISRDCRSSLYSSG